A single window of Desulfovibrio psychrotolerans DNA harbors:
- a CDS encoding aminopeptidase P family protein, with protein sequence MFSAETYAARRKTLLEHLAAAGATGIVFLPGNVHSARNYEDNTYPFRQDSTFLYYFGHNHAGLNGTLDVDSGESRLWGDDPSMEGIIWSGPLPGLAERAARCGCAPGGSNDSLVSLLHAAGRKGRTIHHLPPYRMDSVQWLAHCLATRVCAGPDALEQHACGAEAFDSLTRSMRQQASLPLIRAVVAQRSVKSIEEVAEIEKALGISYAMYTKAMELARPGLGERCIAAAMNATVALAGTHNSFTTICTIRGEVLHNHDYSHTMHQGDLLLIDSGAESDMGYASDITRTLPVGGLFSARQRDIYTLVLRAQQKAIDMAAPGVPFLHCHLAAAACIAEGLQSMGLLRGSVDDIVSCGAHALFFPHGLGHMLGLDVHDMEHLGEDHVGYDETVSRSTKFGLRGLRFARAPLPGFTLTVEPGCYFIPALMDKWKAEGICKDFINFDALEHFRDFGGIRIEDDILITDSGCRVLGRPIPKTPEGIEARMHARA encoded by the coding sequence ATGTTTTCCGCCGAAACTTATGCCGCCCGCCGCAAAACCCTGCTTGAGCATCTTGCAGCCGCAGGGGCAACTGGCATCGTCTTTCTGCCCGGTAACGTACATTCTGCCCGCAACTATGAGGACAACACCTACCCCTTCCGGCAGGATTCAACCTTTCTCTATTATTTCGGGCACAACCATGCGGGGCTGAACGGAACACTGGATGTGGACTCCGGCGAATCCCGCCTGTGGGGAGATGACCCTTCCATGGAAGGCATCATCTGGTCCGGCCCGCTCCCCGGCCTTGCGGAACGCGCCGCGCGCTGCGGATGCGCCCCCGGCGGTTCCAACGATTCCCTTGTCTCCCTGCTGCATGCCGCAGGCCGCAAGGGGAGGACCATTCACCATCTGCCGCCCTACCGCATGGACAGCGTGCAGTGGCTTGCCCACTGCCTTGCCACCCGCGTGTGCGCCGGGCCTGATGCTTTGGAGCAGCATGCTTGCGGTGCAGAAGCGTTTGATTCCCTTACCCGCTCCATGCGCCAGCAGGCATCGCTGCCGCTCATCCGCGCCGTGGTGGCGCAACGCTCTGTAAAGAGCATTGAAGAGGTGGCGGAAATTGAAAAAGCGCTGGGCATATCCTACGCCATGTACACCAAGGCCATGGAACTGGCCCGGCCCGGACTGGGCGAACGGTGCATTGCGGCGGCCATGAACGCCACCGTGGCGCTGGCGGGCACGCACAACAGCTTTACCACCATCTGCACCATTCGCGGTGAAGTGCTGCACAACCACGATTACAGCCACACCATGCATCAGGGCGACCTGCTGCTCATAGACTCCGGCGCGGAATCCGACATGGGCTACGCCTCTGACATTACCCGCACCCTGCCCGTGGGGGGACTTTTTTCCGCACGGCAGAGGGATATCTACACGCTGGTGCTCAGGGCGCAGCAAAAGGCCATAGACATGGCCGCGCCGGGTGTGCCCTTTCTGCACTGCCATCTTGCGGCAGCCGCCTGCATTGCCGAGGGCTTACAGAGCATGGGCCTGCTGCGCGGCAGCGTGGACGACATTGTTTCCTGCGGAGCGCACGCCCTGTTCTTTCCGCACGGGTTGGGGCACATGCTGGGGCTGGATGTGCACGACATGGAGCATCTGGGCGAAGACCATGTGGGGTATGATGAAACAGTTTCCCGCTCCACGAAATTCGGGCTGCGCGGACTGCGCTTTGCCCGTGCGCCGTTGCCGGGGTTCACGCTCACCGTTGAGCCGGGCTGCTACTTCATTCCCGCCCTCATGGACAAGTGGAAGGCGGAAGGAATATGCAAAGATTTTATCAACTTTGATGCGCTGGAGCATTTCCGCGACTTCGGCGGCATACGCATTGAGGACGACATTCTCATCACCGATTCCGGTTGCCGGGTATTGGGCAGACCCATTCCCAAAACCCC
- a CDS encoding glycosyltransferase, translating to MNETRKPALTVLMSVRNGEPFVRETVQSVLDQTYGDFRFLIIDNASTDGTRETIASFKDERIELVALPQDMGQTGALNLGLARAESEYVARLDADDVCLPERFARQVAFLEAHPEIALVGAQARFIDQAGTPLHATDFPLVHEDIVGFMPVTNPLVHPSVMFRLAAVRQVGGYDGTISYAQDLALWIALAERYRLANLPDVLLKLRIHPGQETRNPERRERRLRDGLALSLRIYDMRGVDANTRVLAMLRHHYMHYMLGERREALKGLGRTLLTQPHRVLFNRRVYAALRYAADKVLGRLKG from the coding sequence ATGAACGAGACAAGAAAACCCGCACTCACCGTGCTCATGTCTGTACGGAACGGTGAGCCGTTCGTACGGGAGACAGTGCAGTCGGTGCTGGACCAGACCTATGGCGACTTCCGTTTTCTGATCATTGATAATGCCTCCACGGACGGAACGCGGGAGACCATCGCCTCCTTCAAGGACGAGCGCATAGAGCTGGTAGCTCTGCCGCAGGATATGGGCCAGACCGGGGCGCTGAATCTGGGGCTCGCCCGGGCGGAGTCGGAATACGTGGCCCGGCTGGATGCGGACGATGTGTGCCTGCCTGAGCGGTTTGCGCGGCAGGTGGCGTTTCTGGAAGCGCATCCGGAAATAGCCCTTGTGGGTGCGCAGGCGCGGTTCATCGATCAGGCCGGAACTCCGCTGCATGCAACGGATTTCCCCCTTGTACACGAAGATATTGTGGGCTTTATGCCCGTCACCAATCCGCTGGTGCATCCTTCCGTCATGTTCCGCCTTGCCGCCGTGCGGCAGGTGGGCGGGTACGACGGCACCATCAGCTACGCGCAGGACCTTGCCCTGTGGATAGCGCTGGCAGAACGCTACCGGCTGGCAAACCTGCCGGACGTGCTCCTGAAGCTGCGCATTCATCCGGGGCAGGAAACCCGCAACCCCGAACGGCGGGAGCGGCGCCTGCGCGACGGGCTTGCGCTTTCGCTGCGCATTTACGACATGCGCGGCGTAGATGCCAATACCCGCGTGCTCGCCATGCTGCGCCACCACTACATGCACTATATGCTGGGCGAGAGGCGTGAGGCGTTGAAGGGGCTTGGCCGCACCCTGCTCACGCAGCCGCACAGGGTGCTTTTCAACCGCCGGGTGTACGCCGCACTGCGTTATGCGGCAGACAAGGTGCTGGGCAGGCTGAAGGGCTAA
- a CDS encoding TIGR00282 family metallophosphoesterase: protein MRILFFGDVMGKPGRLALRHRLPALRARHGADMVIANGENASGGVGLTAEVMQELLGMGVDVITTGNHIWKHRDIYAGLEREQRIVRPANFPPGAPGRGMVVHTLSSGVRVAVLNLQGRTFMEEVDCPFRAADALLATLPEDVVLRFVDFHAEATSEKKALGWYLDGRVTAMVGTHTHVQTADPALLPGGTAYLTDAGMCGVEDSCLGMDKDIIIRRFLTRMPHRFALAKGNAGVNGVLVEADAHTGRATHVELVRE from the coding sequence ATGCGTATTCTTTTTTTCGGTGATGTAATGGGCAAGCCCGGCAGGCTGGCGCTGCGGCACAGGCTGCCCGCATTGCGCGCACGGCATGGCGCAGACATGGTCATTGCCAATGGCGAAAACGCCTCAGGCGGCGTGGGGCTGACCGCAGAGGTCATGCAGGAGCTTCTGGGCATGGGGGTGGATGTTATCACCACCGGCAACCATATCTGGAAGCACCGCGATATCTACGCGGGACTGGAGCGCGAACAGCGCATTGTCCGTCCCGCCAATTTCCCGCCCGGTGCTCCCGGCAGGGGCATGGTGGTGCACACCCTTTCTTCGGGCGTGCGGGTGGCTGTGCTGAATCTGCAGGGGCGTACCTTCATGGAAGAGGTGGACTGTCCTTTTCGCGCGGCAGACGCGCTGCTTGCCACCCTGCCGGAAGACGTGGTGCTGCGGTTTGTCGATTTTCATGCAGAAGCCACCAGCGAGAAGAAGGCGCTTGGCTGGTATCTGGACGGCAGGGTCACCGCCATGGTGGGCACGCATACCCACGTGCAGACAGCCGACCCCGCACTGCTGCCCGGCGGCACGGCTTACCTTACAGACGCCGGCATGTGCGGTGTGGAAGATTCATGCCTTGGCATGGACAAAGACATAATCATCCGTCGTTTTCTCACCCGCATGCCGCACCGCTTCGCGCTTGCCAAGGGCAATGCCGGGGTAAACGGCGTGCTGGTGGAGGCAGATGCCCACACCGGGCGCGCCACGCATGTGGAGCTGGTGCGGGAATAA
- a CDS encoding glycosyltransferase family 4 protein, giving the protein MRILVLGSYAPSLVNFRGPLLRAMVAEGHTVIAAAPDPDAHTVQTLRAMGVETVSVPLSRKGLNPLRDLAALAGLVRAVRRIGPDVMLSYTIKPVIYGSLAARIAGVRRIYAMVEGLGYAFNGTGMRRTLLAVVAGVLYAAGLSVCRSVFFLNEDNRRFFRSWRIISPARRTCLLNGTGIDLAHYASAPLPPDHAQAPVFLCIARLLREKGVAEFAQAARLVRERHPQAVFRLVGPFESGVDSVSAEEVQAWKAWMDIPGSMADVRPAIAGCAAYVLPSYHEGVPRTTLEAMSMGRAVVTTDAAGCRETLRNVAGKPDTVPNTEPDTALNTAPNTAPGVQPDTVSVRTGDNGFMVPVRNVPALAEAMLRFIRQPELMERMGRESRRYAEERFDVHKVNAAILHEMDLLKP; this is encoded by the coding sequence ATGCGCATACTCGTACTGGGCAGCTATGCCCCTTCGCTGGTGAATTTTCGCGGCCCCCTGCTGCGGGCCATGGTGGCAGAGGGACATACCGTCATTGCCGCCGCGCCGGACCCGGATGCGCACACCGTGCAGACTCTGCGGGCCATGGGGGTGGAAACCGTGTCCGTTCCCCTGAGCCGCAAGGGATTGAATCCGCTGCGCGACCTTGCCGCCCTTGCCGGGCTGGTGCGTGCCGTGCGCCGCATCGGGCCTGATGTCATGCTCTCCTATACGATCAAGCCCGTTATCTACGGCTCGCTTGCGGCCCGCATTGCCGGAGTGCGCCGCATATACGCCATGGTAGAAGGGCTGGGCTACGCCTTTAACGGCACCGGAATGCGGCGCACCCTGCTGGCCGTGGTGGCGGGGGTGTTGTACGCGGCGGGGCTCAGCGTATGCCGGTCAGTCTTTTTTCTTAATGAAGACAACCGGCGCTTTTTCCGTTCATGGCGCATCATTTCCCCTGCCCGCCGCACTTGCCTGCTGAACGGCACAGGCATTGATCTTGCCCATTACGCCTCTGCTCCTCTGCCCCCGGACCATGCGCAGGCCCCTGTGTTTCTGTGTATCGCCCGGCTGCTGCGCGAAAAAGGTGTTGCCGAATTCGCGCAGGCGGCGCGGCTGGTCAGAGAGCGGCATCCGCAGGCAGTGTTCCGGCTGGTCGGGCCGTTTGAAAGCGGCGTGGACAGCGTGAGCGCAGAAGAAGTGCAGGCATGGAAGGCGTGGATGGATATTCCCGGTTCCATGGCAGACGTGCGCCCCGCCATTGCGGGCTGCGCGGCCTATGTGTTGCCTTCGTACCATGAAGGGGTGCCCCGTACCACGCTGGAAGCCATGAGCATGGGCCGCGCCGTGGTAACAACGGATGCGGCGGGCTGCCGCGAAACGCTGCGCAACGTGGCTGGAAAGCCAGACACTGTGCCAAACACTGAGCCGGATACTGCGCTAAACACTGCGCCAAACACCGCGCCGGGCGTACAGCCGGATACCGTGTCGGTGCGCACGGGAGACAACGGGTTCATGGTGCCCGTGCGCAATGTGCCCGCGCTTGCCGAAGCGATGCTGCGCTTCATCCGCCAGCCGGAGCTGATGGAACGCATGGGCCGGGAGTCGCGCCGGTATGCAGAGGAGCGTTTCGACGTGCACAAGGTCAACGCGGCTATCCTGCATGAGATGGACCTGCTCAAGCCGTGA
- a CDS encoding molybdopterin molybdotransferase MoeA: MKNGFFNVLSVAEFIDRLRDFSPLPVETAQGTDIDGRVLAEDVIAPEDLPLAHRSCMDGYALRARDVFGASESNPAYLESVGAVRIETPAGFSISPGECASIVTGGILPEGADAVIMVEHTEPLGAGTIEMRKSLAPHDNVMLRGEDASLGKVALAAGTLIRPQEAGLLAALGMERVQVHARPRVGILSTGDELVPVSHTPRVGQVRDVNSTTLGCCVRRAGAVPTLYGLVEDDVDSLEAALRGALEANDVVLLSGGSSVGTSDLTVAAMQRLEGLKIVNHGVAISPGKPLILGRQGNKAVWGLPGQVASAQVVMFVLGAPFLRYLAGETAAFDQSLWPARRARLGRNIASKPGREDYVRVHLRAASGEGAGQKDPACLPVAEPVQGKSGLLKTLILSHGVIRIPSHSEGVYEGTDVDVLLF, encoded by the coding sequence ATGAAAAACGGATTCTTCAATGTGCTGAGCGTGGCCGAGTTTATCGATCGCCTGCGCGACTTTTCTCCCCTGCCCGTGGAAACGGCGCAGGGAACGGACATAGACGGGCGCGTGCTGGCGGAAGATGTCATCGCCCCGGAAGACCTGCCGCTGGCGCACCGGTCCTGCATGGACGGCTATGCCCTGCGCGCCCGCGATGTTTTTGGCGCGTCCGAGAGCAACCCCGCGTATCTTGAAAGCGTGGGTGCCGTGCGCATAGAAACCCCTGCCGGATTCTCCATCAGCCCGGGAGAGTGCGCGTCCATTGTCACCGGCGGTATTCTGCCGGAAGGGGCAGATGCCGTGATCATGGTGGAGCATACCGAGCCGCTGGGCGCGGGAACGATAGAGATGCGCAAGTCTCTGGCCCCGCATGACAACGTGATGCTGCGGGGCGAAGACGCCTCGTTGGGTAAGGTGGCCCTTGCCGCGGGCACCCTTATCCGTCCGCAGGAGGCGGGCCTGCTCGCCGCACTGGGCATGGAGCGTGTGCAGGTGCACGCCCGTCCGCGCGTGGGCATCCTTTCCACAGGAGATGAACTTGTTCCCGTGTCGCACACGCCGCGCGTGGGGCAGGTGCGCGATGTAAACTCCACTACCCTTGGCTGCTGCGTGCGGCGCGCCGGGGCCGTGCCCACCCTGTACGGACTGGTGGAGGATGATGTGGACAGTCTGGAGGCCGCCCTGCGGGGCGCGCTGGAAGCGAACGACGTGGTGCTGCTCTCCGGCGGCAGTTCCGTGGGAACCAGCGACCTCACCGTCGCGGCCATGCAGCGGCTGGAAGGATTGAAGATCGTGAACCACGGCGTTGCCATAAGCCCCGGAAAACCGCTCATACTGGGGCGGCAGGGCAACAAGGCCGTGTGGGGCCTGCCGGGGCAGGTCGCTTCCGCGCAGGTGGTCATGTTTGTGCTGGGCGCGCCCTTCCTGCGGTATCTGGCGGGAGAGACAGCAGCCTTCGACCAGTCTCTGTGGCCCGCGCGCAGGGCAAGGCTGGGGCGCAATATCGCCTCCAAGCCGGGGCGGGAAGATTACGTGCGCGTGCACCTGCGCGCCGCATCCGGAGAGGGCGCAGGGCAGAAAGATCCTGCCTGCCTGCCGGTTGCCGAGCCTGTGCAGGGCAAATCCGGCCTGCTGAAAACCCTCATCCTGTCCCACGGCGTCATCCGCATTCCCTCTCACAGCGAAGGAGTGTATGAGGGAACGGATGTCGATGTGCTCCTGTTCTGA
- a CDS encoding sigma-54-dependent transcriptional regulator, whose translation MQPNKDNAARSDVLVVDKDKDSLAGLPAVLREAGLQVTHVKSHDETRATLSQMDFSVVVAALEEHHAQKQTLLKVIKSNTPETEVVLVSRSATVDAAVRAMQMGAFHYLPLPENPADLVIVIQKALEKSLLQQELLELRHVLRGQQAMPMLIGKSTKMQALKREIARVAPLDCTVLIQGETGTGKEMVAKMLHRLSLRSGKRFLAVNAGAFNAELLANELFGHEQGAYTGAQRTKAGVFEATHQGTLLLDEIGEMPLGMQVQLLRVLQERTVVRVGGTEEIPVDVRLLAATHRDIEREVERGRFRQDLFYRLNVFTLHLPALRERVDDIPLFCHYFLEKFATSFKKDITGMEDEVLGALMAHPFPGNVRELENLIERAVVLCDGPTIQLRHLPQEFHNAPVMSPHAAQTDEGLLPLAEVERRHILAVLTSVQDNKGQAARILGIDRATLWRKLQRYGLEA comes from the coding sequence ATGCAGCCCAACAAGGACAATGCCGCACGGAGCGATGTGCTCGTGGTGGACAAGGACAAGGATTCCCTTGCGGGTCTGCCCGCCGTGCTGCGGGAGGCCGGCCTGCAGGTTACGCATGTGAAAAGCCACGATGAAACCCGCGCCACGCTCTCGCAGATGGACTTTTCTGTTGTGGTCGCCGCGCTGGAAGAACACCATGCGCAGAAACAGACCCTGCTCAAAGTCATAAAGAGCAACACGCCGGAAACCGAGGTGGTGCTTGTCTCGCGCAGCGCCACCGTGGACGCCGCCGTGCGCGCCATGCAGATGGGGGCCTTTCATTACCTGCCTTTGCCTGAGAATCCGGCGGACCTTGTCATTGTCATCCAGAAGGCACTGGAAAAGAGCCTGCTGCAACAGGAACTGCTGGAGCTGCGCCATGTTCTGCGCGGGCAGCAGGCCATGCCCATGCTCATAGGAAAGAGCACCAAGATGCAGGCGCTGAAGCGCGAGATTGCCCGCGTGGCTCCGCTGGACTGCACGGTGCTCATACAGGGCGAAACAGGCACCGGCAAGGAAATGGTCGCCAAGATGCTGCACCGGCTCAGCCTGCGGTCCGGCAAGCGTTTTCTGGCGGTAAACGCCGGGGCGTTTAACGCGGAGCTGCTGGCCAACGAACTGTTCGGGCATGAACAGGGGGCGTATACCGGAGCGCAGCGCACCAAGGCGGGCGTGTTTGAGGCCACCCATCAGGGCACGCTGCTGCTGGATGAAATAGGCGAAATGCCGCTGGGAATGCAGGTGCAGTTGCTGCGCGTGCTGCAGGAACGCACGGTGGTGCGCGTGGGCGGCACGGAGGAGATTCCTGTGGACGTAAGGCTGCTGGCGGCCACGCACCGTGACATTGAACGCGAGGTGGAACGGGGACGCTTCCGGCAGGACCTGTTTTACAGGCTTAACGTCTTTACCCTGCATCTGCCCGCCCTGCGCGAGCGGGTGGATGATATTCCCCTCTTCTGCCACTATTTTCTGGAAAAATTTGCCACGTCCTTCAAAAAAGACATCACGGGCATGGAAGACGAGGTGCTGGGCGCACTGATGGCACACCCCTTTCCCGGCAACGTCCGCGAACTGGAAAACCTGATCGAGCGCGCCGTGGTATTGTGCGACGGCCCCACCATTCAGTTGCGCCATCTGCCGCAGGAATTTCACAACGCCCCCGTTATGTCTCCCCATGCCGCCCAGACCGATGAAGGTCTGCTTCCGCTCGCGGAGGTGGAGCGCCGCCACATCCTTGCCGTGCTCACAAGCGTGCAGGACAACAAGGGGCAGGCAGCGCGGATTTTGGGCATAGACCGCGCCACCCTTTGGCGCAAGCTGCAACGCTACGGACTGGAAGCGTAG
- a CDS encoding DinB family protein — MIDLQKAREAVDAMQSLLDATPQAAAHVRIAPDAWTLAEIAGHLIDSASNNHQRFARLRFGDLHGFPGYEAEPWVAAQQYDECDFSLLKALWASYNAMLLHLAATTPDHARTNAWHRESGPLTLEFLVADYYDHLMLHVEHYARRLREICPEE, encoded by the coding sequence ATGATTGATCTGCAAAAAGCCCGCGAGGCCGTGGACGCCATGCAGTCGTTGCTGGACGCAACCCCGCAGGCGGCGGCCCATGTGCGGATTGCCCCGGACGCATGGACTCTGGCCGAGATAGCAGGCCATCTCATCGACTCCGCATCCAACAACCATCAGCGGTTTGCGCGGCTGCGTTTCGGCGATCTGCACGGTTTCCCCGGATATGAGGCCGAACCGTGGGTTGCCGCACAGCAATATGATGAATGTGATTTCAGTCTGCTGAAGGCGCTGTGGGCCTCGTATAACGCCATGCTGCTGCATCTGGCAGCCACCACGCCGGACCATGCCCGGACCAACGCGTGGCACAGGGAGTCCGGCCCGTTGACTCTGGAGTTTCTGGTCGCGGATTACTACGACCACCTCATGCTGCATGTGGAGCATTACGCCCGGCGGCTGCGGGAGATTTGCCCGGAGGAATAA
- the tyrS gene encoding tyrosine--tRNA ligase, with protein MDIDKQLEIIQRGCAELINAEELRKKLQRGKPLRVKMGFDPTAPDLHLGHCVAIHKLRHFQELGHTVIFLIGDFTGMIGDPSGRSETRPPLTREDVLRNAETYKEQVFRILDPAKTEVRFNSEWMDAFGAADFIRLASRYTVARMLERDDFEKRYRSNTPISVHEFLYPLVQGYDSVALKADIELGGTDQKFNLLMGRHLQAQEGQEPQCIMTMPILEGLDGVKKMSKSYGNYIGITDAPADMFGKVMSVSDELMWRYYELVSRKSLEEIAALKKGVEEGTLHPKAAKEQLAADIVGQYHGEESAQEALQGFNAVFAKGGVPDDMETFTCAQGESSAPAVFLTDAGLSKSRGEARRLVKQGALSVDGEKSDDADTPLAAGDYVVKLGKKRFLKVIVR; from the coding sequence ATGGACATCGACAAGCAGCTAGAGATCATCCAGCGCGGCTGCGCTGAACTCATCAATGCGGAGGAACTGCGCAAGAAACTGCAGCGCGGCAAACCCCTGCGGGTGAAGATGGGCTTCGACCCCACGGCGCCCGACCTGCATCTGGGCCACTGTGTCGCCATTCACAAGCTCCGGCATTTTCAGGAACTGGGGCACACGGTCATTTTTCTCATCGGTGACTTTACGGGCATGATCGGAGACCCTTCCGGCCGGTCCGAGACCCGCCCGCCCCTGACCCGCGAAGACGTGCTGCGCAATGCCGAGACCTACAAGGAACAGGTGTTCCGGATTCTGGACCCGGCAAAGACCGAGGTGCGCTTCAACTCCGAATGGATGGACGCCTTCGGCGCGGCAGACTTCATCCGCCTTGCCTCGCGCTACACCGTGGCGCGCATGCTGGAACGCGACGATTTCGAAAAGCGCTACCGGAGCAATACGCCCATTTCCGTGCACGAATTTCTCTATCCCCTCGTGCAGGGGTACGACTCTGTCGCCCTTAAGGCAGACATAGAGCTGGGCGGCACCGACCAGAAGTTCAACCTGCTCATGGGCCGCCATCTGCAGGCGCAGGAAGGGCAGGAGCCGCAGTGCATCATGACCATGCCCATCCTTGAAGGGCTGGACGGCGTGAAGAAGATGTCCAAGTCCTACGGAAACTACATCGGCATTACCGATGCGCCCGCCGACATGTTCGGCAAGGTTATGTCCGTTTCCGATGAACTGATGTGGCGCTACTACGAGCTTGTCTCGCGCAAAAGCCTTGAAGAGATTGCCGCGCTGAAGAAGGGCGTGGAAGAAGGCACCCTGCACCCCAAGGCCGCCAAGGAACAGCTGGCGGCAGATATCGTGGGGCAGTACCATGGTGAAGAGAGCGCGCAGGAGGCCCTGCAGGGCTTTAATGCCGTGTTTGCCAAGGGCGGCGTGCCGGACGACATGGAAACCTTCACCTGCGCGCAGGGCGAATCGTCCGCCCCCGCTGTGTTTCTGACGGACGCAGGACTGAGCAAGTCGCGCGGCGAGGCCCGCCGGCTGGTCAAGCAGGGCGCGCTGAGCGTGGACGGCGAGAAAAGCGACGACGCAGATACCCCGCTTGCCGCAGGGGACTATGTGGTCAAGCTGGGCAAGAAACGGTTCCTCAAGGTCATCGTGCGGTAG